One window of Anabaena sphaerica FACHB-251 genomic DNA carries:
- a CDS encoding Uma2 family endonuclease, with protein MYQINPPLSPQEALPTMYDLPSENQEEPGLPDEFHLLQPELLRLTFRPPTYTEDNIFTGSDLNLYYDPLHPQWYKRPDWFAVLGVSRFYQQTELRLSYVTWQEGINPFVAIELISPGTEAEDLGRNLREVNQPPNKWSVYEQILRIPYYFVYNRYTDEFNCFGLVMSRYQPLSINGLGVWLEEAELGLGLWHGEYQGLTRSWLRWYDRDNNWLPTPVEQEKQRAEQEKQRADLAEAELAKLRQLLAEKGVNL; from the coding sequence ATGTATCAAATAAATCCACCATTATCTCCTCAAGAAGCATTGCCAACCATGTATGATTTACCTAGTGAAAACCAGGAGGAACCAGGGTTGCCAGATGAATTTCACCTATTACAACCAGAATTATTACGCCTTACGTTTCGTCCTCCTACATACACTGAAGATAATATATTTACAGGTAGTGATTTAAACTTATATTATGATCCCCTCCATCCCCAATGGTATAAACGCCCAGATTGGTTTGCAGTATTGGGGGTGTCTCGATTTTATCAACAAACAGAACTCCGATTAAGCTACGTCACTTGGCAGGAAGGAATAAATCCTTTCGTGGCTATAGAATTGATATCACCTGGTACAGAAGCAGAGGATTTAGGCAGAAATTTACGGGAAGTTAATCAACCTCCTAATAAATGGTCAGTTTATGAACAAATCCTGAGAATCCCCTATTATTTTGTTTATAACCGTTATACAGATGAGTTTAATTGTTTTGGGTTGGTAATGAGTCGTTATCAACCTTTGTCAATAAATGGACTAGGAGTATGGTTAGAAGAAGCAGAACTGGGTTTAGGGTTATGGCATGGAGAATATCAGGGATTAACCAGATCGTGGCTACGTTGGTATGATCGAGATAATAATTGGTTGCCTACACCTGTAGAACAAGAAAAGCAGCGTGCAGAACAGGAAAAGCAGCGTGCAGATTTAGCAGAAGCAGAATTAGCTAAATTAAGACAGTTACTAGCAGAAAAAGGAGTTAATTTGTAG